From the genome of Marinobacter sp. F4206:
ATAGTTGTGGGTGGAGACCGGGAACACCATGCCCATGCGGAAGCGTTCGCCCTGGGCCCGGGATTCCTCCACCACCGGTTTCAGTGCGCTGGCGCTGATCGGATGAACCGGGCTGCCATCCTGATCGGGGATGTGCTGGCTCATGGTTTCCCAGACGTCGTTCGACACGGTGATGCCATTGCCATTCAGGTCCATGCTGAACGCGGTGATGATGTCAGCCTGGGTGCCGTAGCCGATGGAGGCGCCCAGGGGTTGGCCGGCCAGCATGTGGGCACCGTCCAGTTCACCGGTAATCACGCGGTCCAGCAGGACTTTCCAGTTGGCCTGGGCTTCGAGTTCGACAAACAGGCCCTCGTCCATAAAGAAGCCCTGTTCCCAGGCGACGGCCAGGGGTGCCATGTCCGTCAGTTTGATGAAGCCGAGTTTCAGGTCCGGCTTTTCCGGCGCCCCGATTTCGGCCTGTGCCAATCCGGCGCTGGTCATCAGGGCGACCGCGGTGGCCAGCCCGGCCAGCTGTCTGAGTGTTCCGGTGACGGGTGTCAGGGATCTCTTCATGGTTCCTTACCTCTCGATGTTCTTTCAGGCAAAAAAAAGCGCCTGCTCTCCGTTTCCGGACAGCAGGCGCCTATGCCTGTCGAATCTGTGATGTTCTGAAATGTGCACTGGTCTGGTTTGCACAGCCTGTGCCAGTGATTAAAAGCGCTTCAAAAACAATGGGTAGGAAACATTGCCGCTCTCTCGGGTTGTTTTCGAGACGAGTTCGTGGGGTCGTTTTAGTGCGTACTGGTGGATTTTTGCACCATTGTGAATCGGTTGGCCGGGCACGGGAGCCGGCAGTGATCGGAGGCGCCCGAGTCAACAAAGCCCGTGAGCCACAGGTGTCAGGGCATCGAGCCAGAACCGCTGCACTCGGCTCGCGCTGGCCCTGTTATTGCAGAGGCTTCTCTCATTGCAAAGATAACTGCCAGAAAAACTGATCAATCATCGAAACCAGGCAAAGAAGCCCCTCCCCTGCCCAGCGAACTCTCCGCGTGCAGCCGAGGGGCTTTTTGTTTGTGGGCAAAAAAGAGGACGACACGTGGAAACCAAGCTTCACTACGACGCCGGGATTCAGACCACCTGCCCCTATTGTGGCGTCGGCTGCGGTGTCGTTGCCGGTCCCGGTCCCGATGGCGTTGCCGGCGATCAGCGTCACCCGGCGAATCAGGGTCGTCTGTGTGTCAAAGGGTCTGCGTTGCATGAAACCCTCACACCAACGGGCCGGCTGCTGGCGCCCCGGGTGGCGGGCGTGGAGTCCAACTGGCCGGACGCCCTGAAGGCTGTATCGGGCGCCATTCGAGAGGCCGTGGCCAAACACGGGCCCGGCTCGGTGGCCTTCTATCTTTCCGGCCAGCTGCTGACCGAAGACTATTACGTGGCCAACAAACTGGCCAAGGGGTTCATCGGTACACCCCATGTGGATACCAACTCCCGCCTGTGCATGTCGTCGGCGGTGGCGGCTCACAAACGGGCTTTCGGCGAGGATTGCGTGCCCGGCTGCTATGAGGATTTCGAGTTGGCGGATCTTCTGGTGCTGGCCGGCAGCAATGCGGCCTGGGCCCATCCGGTGCTGTATCAGCGGATGAAAGCCGCAAACCGGCCCGGGCGGCGGGTGGTGGTCATTGACCCCCGCCGAACCGCGACCGCCGAACTGGCGGACCTGCACCTGAAGCTGAAGCCGGGTACCGACACGATTCTGTTCAACGGGTTGCTGGTGTGGCTGGCCCGGCACAGGGCCATTGACCATGGTTATGTCGCCCGGCACTGTCACGGTTTCAAAGAAACTTTTGCCTCAGCCCTGGAGGCTGCGCCTTCGGTGGCGTCCGTCGCCGGGCACTGTGACCTTGAGGTCCGCGACGTTGAAAGCTTCTATCACTGGTTTGCGGAGACTGCGCGTACGGTCACGGCTTTTTCCCAGGGCATCAACCAGTCGGTGGCCGGCACGGATAAATGCAACGCGATCATTAATTGTCACCTGGCCACCGGTCGGGTCGGATTGCCCGGTGCCGGTCCCTTTTCGCTCACTGGGCAGCCCAATGCCATGGGTGGACGGGAGGTGGGCGGCCTGGCCAATACCCTGGCCGCACACATGGACTATGACAGCCCGGATGCCCGGGACCAGGTCGGCCGGTTCTGGGGCACGGAGGCCATCCCACAGGGGCCTGGCCTGAAGGCGGTGGATCTGTTTGAAGCGGTCCATCGGGGCGACATCAAGGTGCTCTGGATCATGGGCACCAACCCGGCGGTCAGCCTGCCCCGATCCTCGCGGGTGCGTGAGGCATTGGCCCGCTGCCCCACGGTGATCGTGTCCGACTGCATGGCGGAGACCGACACCACCGCGTTTGCTGACATCCTGCTGCCAGCGGCGGGATGGGGTGAGAAAAACGGGACCGTGACCAATTCGGAGCGCTGTATCTCGCGCCAGCGGTCGT
Proteins encoded in this window:
- a CDS encoding nitrate reductase, giving the protein METKLHYDAGIQTTCPYCGVGCGVVAGPGPDGVAGDQRHPANQGRLCVKGSALHETLTPTGRLLAPRVAGVESNWPDALKAVSGAIREAVAKHGPGSVAFYLSGQLLTEDYYVANKLAKGFIGTPHVDTNSRLCMSSAVAAHKRAFGEDCVPGCYEDFELADLLVLAGSNAAWAHPVLYQRMKAANRPGRRVVVIDPRRTATAELADLHLKLKPGTDTILFNGLLVWLARHRAIDHGYVARHCHGFKETFASALEAAPSVASVAGHCDLEVRDVESFYHWFAETARTVTAFSQGINQSVAGTDKCNAIINCHLATGRVGLPGAGPFSLTGQPNAMGGREVGGLANTLAAHMDYDSPDARDQVGRFWGTEAIPQGPGLKAVDLFEAVHRGDIKVLWIMGTNPAVSLPRSSRVREALARCPTVIVSDCMAETDTTAFADILLPAAGWGEKNGTVTNSERCISRQRSFLPLPGEVRPDWWILSAVAGALGHGRAFDYRTPAEIFREHAALSGLAAREAYGQRKFDIGALSDVSESAYDRMVPLQWPVSADVAGKLYGTRRLYADGHFSTVDGRARLVPVASIVPGQMPSTAHPIVVNAGRVRDQWHTMTRTALAPRLLAHRPEPFIEVHPTDAQRLGLREGELGRLTGSDKGEYVGRVRITTDQRPGEAFVPIHWNQQFASQGTATSLMMPVTDPFSGQPEGKHGVASLQPVPSRWHARLMRRSGQDWRPEQASPDGYWSRQPLSHSDSWWLAGNQPVDWEREVDLWLGGAPQMLMGDPACGRFRAARILKGQLQAILLVDTVVTALPDLAWLDQCFGAEGLSREQRQCLLAARSVETEDTGALVCSCFQVGEKQIATAIRGGKDSVEALGKALKCGTNCGSCVPELRSLLNETRPQQATAAT